Proteins from one Desmodus rotundus isolate HL8 chromosome 9, HLdesRot8A.1, whole genome shotgun sequence genomic window:
- the ITGA3 gene encoding integrin alpha-3 isoform X2, whose product MRRLLVGAPRDLAVPDGYTNRTGAVYLCPLTGHKDDCERMDITETSDPDHHIIEDMWLGVTVASQGPAGRVLVCAHRYTQVLWSGSEDQRRMVGKCYVRGNNLELDATDDWQTYHNEMCNSNTDYLETGMCQLGASGGFTQNTVYFGAPGAYNWKGNSYMIQRKDWDLSEFSYKDPEDQGNLYIGYTVQVGSAILHPTDITIVTGAPRHQHIGAVFLLSQEVGGDLRRRQVLEGTQVGAYFGSAIALADLNNDGWQDLLVGAPYYFERKKEVGGAIYVFMNQAGTSFPAHPSLLLHGPSRSAFGFSVASIGDINQDGFQDIAVGAPFEGLGTVYIYHSSSRGLLRQPQQVIHGEDLRLPGLASFGYSLSGKMDVDENFYPDLLVGSLSDRIVLLRARPVINILHRTLEARPSVLDPALCTATSCVQVELCFAYRQSAGNPNYRRNITLAYTLEADRDRRPPRLRFVQSQSAVFHGFFSMPEMRCQKLELLLMDNIRDKLHPIVISMNYSLPLHFPERPRLGMRSLDAYPVLNQAQALENHTEVQFQKECGQDNKCDSNLQMQAAFVSEQGQQMSRLQYSKDLRRLLLSINVTNAPSRERAGEDAHEALLTLAVPPALLLSSVRPAGACQANETILCELGNPFKQNQRMELLIAFEVIGVTLHTRELQAQLQLSTSSHQDNLWPMTLTLLVDYTLQASLSMVSHRLQSYFGGTVMGESGMKTVEDVGSPLKYEFQVGPMGDGLASLGTLVLGLEWPYEVANGKWLLYPTEITIQGNGSWPCRPPGDLINPLNLTLSVPGDRRPSPQRRRRQLDPGGGQGPPPVTLAAAKKAKSETQLSCSSVHARCVWLECPIPDAPVITNVTVQARVWNSTFIEDYRDFDRVRVASWATLFLRTSIPTINMENKTVPFSVDIDSELVEELPAEIELWLVLVSVGAGLLLLGIIILLLWKCGFFKRARTRALYEAKRQKAEMKSQPSETERLTEDY is encoded by the exons ATGCGGAG GCTCCTGGTTGGTGCCCCCCGGGACCTCGCTGTGCCTGATGGCTATACCAACCGGACCGGCGCTGTGTACCTGTGCCCGCTCACTGGCCACAAGGATGACTGTGAGAGGATGGACATCACGGAGACAA GTGACCCTGACCATCACATAATTGAGGACATGTGGCTTGGGGTGACTGtggccagccagggccctgcaggcagaGTCCTG GTCTGCGCCCACCGCTACACCCAGGTGCTGTGGTCGGGGTCGGAGGACCAGCGGCGCATGGTGGGCAAGTGCTATGTGCGGGGCAACAACCTGGAGCTGGACGCCACCGACGACTGGCAGACCTACCACAACGAGATGTGCAACAGCAACACCGACTACCTGGAGACTGGCATGTGCCAGCTGGGCGCCAGCGGCGGCTTCACCCAGAACACCGTGTACTTCGGTGCTCCCGGGGCCTACAACTGGAAAG GGAACAGCTACATGATTCAGCGGAAGGACTGGGATTTATCTGAATTCAGTTACAAGGACCCGGAGGACCAGGGAAACCTCTATATTG GGTACACGGTGCAGGTGGGAAGCGCCATCCTGCACCCTACAGACATCACCATTGTGACGGGTGCCCCGCGGCACCAACATATAGGTGCAGTCTTCTTGCTGAGCCAGGAGGTAGGCGGAGACCTGCGGAGGAGGCAGGTGCTGGAGGGCACACAGGTGGGCGCCTATTTTGGCAGCGCCATCGCCCTGGCAGACCTGAACAATGATGG GTGGCAGGACCTCCTGGTGGGTGCCCCCTACTACTTTGAGCGAAAGAAGGAGGTAGGGGGCGCCATCTACGTCTTCATGAACCAGGCAGGCacctccttccctgcccacccctccctccttcttcatGGCCCCAGTCGCTCCGCCTTTGGCTTCTCCGTGGCCAGCATTGGTGACATCAACCAGGATGGATTCCAGG acATTGCTGTGGGAGCTCCATTTGAGGGCTTGGGCACAGTGTACATCTACCACAGCAGCTCCAGGGGTCTCCTCCGACAGCCCCAGCAG gtaATCCACGGAGAGGACCTAAGACTACCTGGCTTGGCCTCCTTTGGCTACTCCCTGAGCGGAAAGATGGATGTGGATGAGAACTTCTACCCAGACCTGCTAGTAGGGAGCCTGTCAGACCGCATCGTGCTGCTGCG GGCCAGGCCTGTCATCAACATCCTGCACAGGACCTTGGAGGCCAGGCCATCTGTGCTGGACCCTGCGCTCTGCACAGCCACCTCCTG TGTGCAGGTGGAGCTGTGCTTTGCTTACAGACAGAGTGCCGGGAACCCCAACTACAGGCGAAACATCA ccctggcttACACTCTGGAGGCCGACCGGGACCGCCGCCCACCCCGGCTTCGCTTTGTGCAGAGCCAGTCAGCTGTTTTCCACGGCTTCTTCTCCATGCCTGAGATGCGCTGCCAGAAGCTAGAGCTGCTCCTGATG GACAACATCCGTGACAAACTCCATCCCATCGTTATCTCCATGAACTACTCTTTACCTCTGCATTTTCCGGAGCGCCCCCGGCTGGGGATGCGGTCCCTGGACGCCTACCCTGTCCTCAACCAGGCACAGGCTCTGGAGAACCACACCGAA GTCCAGTTCCAGAAGGAGTGCGGGCAGGACAACAAGTGCGACAGCAACTTGCAGATGCAGGCAGCCTTCGTGTCGGAGCAGGGGCAGCAGATGAGCAG ACTCCAGTACAGTAAAGACCTCAGGAGACTGCTCCTGAGCATCAACGTGACCAACGCTCCAAGCAGGGAGCGGGCCGGGGAAGATGCCCACGAGGCGCTGCTCACCCTGGCAGTTCCTCCCGCCCTGCTGCTGTCCTCAGTGCGCCCT GCTGGAGCTTGCCAGGCCAATGAGACCATCCTTTGTGAGCTGGGGAATCCCTTCAAACAGAACCAGAGG ATGGAGCTGCTCATCGCCTTTGAGGTCATTGGGGTGACCCTGCACACAAGGGAACTCCAGGCGCAGCTGCAGCTCTCCAC GTCAAGTCACCAGGACAACCTGTGGCCCATGACCCTAACTCTGCTGGTGGACTACACGCTCCAGGCCTCACTCAGCAT GGTGAGTCACCGGCTACAAAGCTACTTTGGTGGAACAGTGATGGGTGAGTCTGGCATGAAAACTGTGGAGGACGTGGGAAGCCCTCTCAAGTATGAGTTCCAG GTGGGCCCaatgggagacgggctggcatcCCTGGGGACCCTGGTCCTGGGGCTGGAGTGGCCCTATGAAGTCGCCAATGGCAAGTGGCTGCTGTACCCCACGGAGATCACCATCCAAGGCAATGGGTCCTGGCCCTGCCGACCACCAGGAGACCTTATTAACCCTCTCAACCTCACTCTCTCT GTCCCTGGGGACAGACGGCCATCTCCACAGCGCAGGCGGCGACAGCTGGACCCAGGGGGAGGCCAGGGTCCCCCACCTGTTACTCTGGCTGCTGCCAAAAAAGCCAAGTCTGAGACCCAATTG AGCTGCAGCAGTGTGCACGCCCGCTGCGTGTGGCTGGAGTGCCCCATCCCCGATGCCCCCGTCATCACCAATGTGACAGTGCAGGCTCGAGTGTGGAACAGCACCTTCATCGAG gATTACAGAGACTTTGACCGAGTCAGGGTAGCCAGCTGGGCCACCCTGTTCCTCCGAACCAGCATCCCCACCATCAACATGGAGAACAAGACCGTGCCG TTCTCGGTGGACATTGATTCTGAGCTGGTGGAGGAGCTGCCAGCTGAGATCGAGCTGTGGCTGGTGCTTGTGTCTGTGGGTGccgggctgctgctgctggggatcATCATCCTCCTGCTGTGGAAG TGCGGCTTCTTCAAGCGAGCCCGCACTCGCGCCCTGTATGAAGCTAAGAGGCAGAAGGCGGAGATGAAGAGCCAGCCGTCAGAGACAGAGAGGCTGACCGAAGACTACTGA
- the ITGA3 gene encoding integrin alpha-3 isoform X1: MGPSPRGTIRVLRPMLCALALMVAPGGHVASAFNLDTRFLVVKEARNPGSLFGYSVALHRQTEQELRYLLLVGAPRDLAVPDGYTNRTGAVYLCPLTGHKDDCERMDITETSDPDHHIIEDMWLGVTVASQGPAGRVLVCAHRYTQVLWSGSEDQRRMVGKCYVRGNNLELDATDDWQTYHNEMCNSNTDYLETGMCQLGASGGFTQNTVYFGAPGAYNWKGNSYMIQRKDWDLSEFSYKDPEDQGNLYIGYTVQVGSAILHPTDITIVTGAPRHQHIGAVFLLSQEVGGDLRRRQVLEGTQVGAYFGSAIALADLNNDGWQDLLVGAPYYFERKKEVGGAIYVFMNQAGTSFPAHPSLLLHGPSRSAFGFSVASIGDINQDGFQDIAVGAPFEGLGTVYIYHSSSRGLLRQPQQVIHGEDLRLPGLASFGYSLSGKMDVDENFYPDLLVGSLSDRIVLLRARPVINILHRTLEARPSVLDPALCTATSCVQVELCFAYRQSAGNPNYRRNITLAYTLEADRDRRPPRLRFVQSQSAVFHGFFSMPEMRCQKLELLLMDNIRDKLHPIVISMNYSLPLHFPERPRLGMRSLDAYPVLNQAQALENHTEVQFQKECGQDNKCDSNLQMQAAFVSEQGQQMSRLQYSKDLRRLLLSINVTNAPSRERAGEDAHEALLTLAVPPALLLSSVRPAGACQANETILCELGNPFKQNQRMELLIAFEVIGVTLHTRELQAQLQLSTSSHQDNLWPMTLTLLVDYTLQASLSMVSHRLQSYFGGTVMGESGMKTVEDVGSPLKYEFQVGPMGDGLASLGTLVLGLEWPYEVANGKWLLYPTEITIQGNGSWPCRPPGDLINPLNLTLSVPGDRRPSPQRRRRQLDPGGGQGPPPVTLAAAKKAKSETQLSCSSVHARCVWLECPIPDAPVITNVTVQARVWNSTFIEDYRDFDRVRVASWATLFLRTSIPTINMENKTVPFSVDIDSELVEELPAEIELWLVLVSVGAGLLLLGIIILLLWKCGFFKRARTRALYEAKRQKAEMKSQPSETERLTEDY; the protein is encoded by the exons ATGGGCCCCAGTCCCCGCGGCACCATCCGCGTCCTGCGCCCGATGCTCTGCGCGCTCGCCTTGATGGTGGCCCCTGGCGGTCACGTCGCCTCCGCCTTCAACCTGGACACCCGATTCCTGGTGGTGAAGGAGGCCAGGAACCCGGGCAGCCTCTTCGGCTACTCGGTCGCCCTCCATCGGCAGACGGAGCAGGAGCTGCGCTACCT GCTCCTGGTTGGTGCCCCCCGGGACCTCGCTGTGCCTGATGGCTATACCAACCGGACCGGCGCTGTGTACCTGTGCCCGCTCACTGGCCACAAGGATGACTGTGAGAGGATGGACATCACGGAGACAA GTGACCCTGACCATCACATAATTGAGGACATGTGGCTTGGGGTGACTGtggccagccagggccctgcaggcagaGTCCTG GTCTGCGCCCACCGCTACACCCAGGTGCTGTGGTCGGGGTCGGAGGACCAGCGGCGCATGGTGGGCAAGTGCTATGTGCGGGGCAACAACCTGGAGCTGGACGCCACCGACGACTGGCAGACCTACCACAACGAGATGTGCAACAGCAACACCGACTACCTGGAGACTGGCATGTGCCAGCTGGGCGCCAGCGGCGGCTTCACCCAGAACACCGTGTACTTCGGTGCTCCCGGGGCCTACAACTGGAAAG GGAACAGCTACATGATTCAGCGGAAGGACTGGGATTTATCTGAATTCAGTTACAAGGACCCGGAGGACCAGGGAAACCTCTATATTG GGTACACGGTGCAGGTGGGAAGCGCCATCCTGCACCCTACAGACATCACCATTGTGACGGGTGCCCCGCGGCACCAACATATAGGTGCAGTCTTCTTGCTGAGCCAGGAGGTAGGCGGAGACCTGCGGAGGAGGCAGGTGCTGGAGGGCACACAGGTGGGCGCCTATTTTGGCAGCGCCATCGCCCTGGCAGACCTGAACAATGATGG GTGGCAGGACCTCCTGGTGGGTGCCCCCTACTACTTTGAGCGAAAGAAGGAGGTAGGGGGCGCCATCTACGTCTTCATGAACCAGGCAGGCacctccttccctgcccacccctccctccttcttcatGGCCCCAGTCGCTCCGCCTTTGGCTTCTCCGTGGCCAGCATTGGTGACATCAACCAGGATGGATTCCAGG acATTGCTGTGGGAGCTCCATTTGAGGGCTTGGGCACAGTGTACATCTACCACAGCAGCTCCAGGGGTCTCCTCCGACAGCCCCAGCAG gtaATCCACGGAGAGGACCTAAGACTACCTGGCTTGGCCTCCTTTGGCTACTCCCTGAGCGGAAAGATGGATGTGGATGAGAACTTCTACCCAGACCTGCTAGTAGGGAGCCTGTCAGACCGCATCGTGCTGCTGCG GGCCAGGCCTGTCATCAACATCCTGCACAGGACCTTGGAGGCCAGGCCATCTGTGCTGGACCCTGCGCTCTGCACAGCCACCTCCTG TGTGCAGGTGGAGCTGTGCTTTGCTTACAGACAGAGTGCCGGGAACCCCAACTACAGGCGAAACATCA ccctggcttACACTCTGGAGGCCGACCGGGACCGCCGCCCACCCCGGCTTCGCTTTGTGCAGAGCCAGTCAGCTGTTTTCCACGGCTTCTTCTCCATGCCTGAGATGCGCTGCCAGAAGCTAGAGCTGCTCCTGATG GACAACATCCGTGACAAACTCCATCCCATCGTTATCTCCATGAACTACTCTTTACCTCTGCATTTTCCGGAGCGCCCCCGGCTGGGGATGCGGTCCCTGGACGCCTACCCTGTCCTCAACCAGGCACAGGCTCTGGAGAACCACACCGAA GTCCAGTTCCAGAAGGAGTGCGGGCAGGACAACAAGTGCGACAGCAACTTGCAGATGCAGGCAGCCTTCGTGTCGGAGCAGGGGCAGCAGATGAGCAG ACTCCAGTACAGTAAAGACCTCAGGAGACTGCTCCTGAGCATCAACGTGACCAACGCTCCAAGCAGGGAGCGGGCCGGGGAAGATGCCCACGAGGCGCTGCTCACCCTGGCAGTTCCTCCCGCCCTGCTGCTGTCCTCAGTGCGCCCT GCTGGAGCTTGCCAGGCCAATGAGACCATCCTTTGTGAGCTGGGGAATCCCTTCAAACAGAACCAGAGG ATGGAGCTGCTCATCGCCTTTGAGGTCATTGGGGTGACCCTGCACACAAGGGAACTCCAGGCGCAGCTGCAGCTCTCCAC GTCAAGTCACCAGGACAACCTGTGGCCCATGACCCTAACTCTGCTGGTGGACTACACGCTCCAGGCCTCACTCAGCAT GGTGAGTCACCGGCTACAAAGCTACTTTGGTGGAACAGTGATGGGTGAGTCTGGCATGAAAACTGTGGAGGACGTGGGAAGCCCTCTCAAGTATGAGTTCCAG GTGGGCCCaatgggagacgggctggcatcCCTGGGGACCCTGGTCCTGGGGCTGGAGTGGCCCTATGAAGTCGCCAATGGCAAGTGGCTGCTGTACCCCACGGAGATCACCATCCAAGGCAATGGGTCCTGGCCCTGCCGACCACCAGGAGACCTTATTAACCCTCTCAACCTCACTCTCTCT GTCCCTGGGGACAGACGGCCATCTCCACAGCGCAGGCGGCGACAGCTGGACCCAGGGGGAGGCCAGGGTCCCCCACCTGTTACTCTGGCTGCTGCCAAAAAAGCCAAGTCTGAGACCCAATTG AGCTGCAGCAGTGTGCACGCCCGCTGCGTGTGGCTGGAGTGCCCCATCCCCGATGCCCCCGTCATCACCAATGTGACAGTGCAGGCTCGAGTGTGGAACAGCACCTTCATCGAG gATTACAGAGACTTTGACCGAGTCAGGGTAGCCAGCTGGGCCACCCTGTTCCTCCGAACCAGCATCCCCACCATCAACATGGAGAACAAGACCGTGCCG TTCTCGGTGGACATTGATTCTGAGCTGGTGGAGGAGCTGCCAGCTGAGATCGAGCTGTGGCTGGTGCTTGTGTCTGTGGGTGccgggctgctgctgctggggatcATCATCCTCCTGCTGTGGAAG TGCGGCTTCTTCAAGCGAGCCCGCACTCGCGCCCTGTATGAAGCTAAGAGGCAGAAGGCGGAGATGAAGAGCCAGCCGTCAGAGACAGAGAGGCTGACCGAAGACTACTGA